Proteins from one Choloepus didactylus isolate mChoDid1 chromosome 4, mChoDid1.pri, whole genome shotgun sequence genomic window:
- the LOC119532497 gene encoding zinc finger protein 596-like: protein MKPVESVTFNDIAISFTKEEWAMLDMNQRKLFRDVMVENINHLVFMGYQVCISEVLSQSEQGELWREGLRLLQVQSSGRENDRKTEEMTTMQHISKKDTFTNQTKISHNEEDPLESNDLGEYFTHATMTDMGKKLNVNEQFQRVLNYHSFIGQNKKIQTGCKSYNCHLCGKVFRSSSGLRHLEKIHTGEKPHGYHLCGKDFTDSSTLRQHGRTYTGEKPYVCNMCGKSFSHCDYLRQHERIHTGEKPNVCSMCGKSFSRCVNLRQHERIHTGEKPYVCSMCGKSFSHFSTLWRHERIHTGEKPNICNICGKSFSCCGALRQHERIHTGEKPNICSVCGKSFSHCGNLRQHERIHTGEKPYVCSMCGKSFSHCGALRRHERIHTGEKPYVCNMCGKSFNCCGTLRRHERIHSGE from the exons ATGAAACCAGTG GAATCCGTGACCTTCAATGATATAGCTATCAGCTTTACCAAGGAAGAGTGGGCCATGTTGGACATGAACCAGAGAAAGTTGTTCAGAGATGTTATGGtggagaatatcaatcatctggTGTTCATGG GATATCAGGTCTGTATATCAGAAGTGCTTTCACAGTCAGAACAAGgagaactgtggagagaaggattaagACTTCTCCAAGTACAGAGTTCAG GCAGGGAAAATGACCGTAAAACAGAAGAAATGACAACCATGCAACATATCTCTAAGAAGGATACATTTACTAACCAGACAAAG ATTTCTCACAATGAAGAGGATCCCCTTGAAAGTAATGATTTGGGAGAATATTTCACTCACGCCACAatgactgacatgggaaagaaactcaatgtaaatgaacaatttcaaagagttctcaattatcattcattcattggtcaaaataagaaaattcaaactggATGTAAGTCATATAactgtcatctatgtggaaaagtcttcagaagtagttctggccttagacaccttgagaaaatacacactggagaaaagccacatggctaccatctatgtgggaaagacttcactgatagtTCTACACTCAGACAGCATGGGAGAACTTACACTGGGGAGAAACCGTATGTCTGCAATATGTGTGGTAAATCCTTCAGCCATTGTGAttaccttaggcaacatgaaagaattcacactggagagaaacccaatgtctgcagtatgtgtgggaaatccttcagtcgttgtgttaaccttaggcaacatgaaagaattcacactggggagaaaccatatgtctgcagtatgtgtgggaaatccttcagtcattttaGTACCCTTtggcgacatgaaagaattcacactggggagaaacccaatatctgcaatatatgtgggaaatccttcagttgtTGTGGtgcccttaggcaacatgaaagaattcacactggagagaaacccaatatctgcagtgtgtgtgggaaatccttcagtcattgtggtaaccttaggcaacatgaaagaattcacactggggagaaaccatatgtctgcagtatgtgtgggaaatccttcagtcattgtggtgcccttaggcgacatgaaagaattcacactggggagaaaccatatgtctgcaatatgtgtgggaaatccttcaattgttgtggtacccttaggagacatgaaagaattcaca